One segment of Thermodesulfovibrio sp. 3907-1M DNA contains the following:
- a CDS encoding HAMP domain-containing sensor histidine kinase has product MNILDRLSLKWKLVVLLLLLNFTLMSSLYVFYTQTEKRLLKEIESQTADLTKAIQIGVEEVTRGGSNKLADYIKKLNTKGIKEISIISNQQEIIASTNPQNIGKPITHRKKELIIKAELGEPVFEEENVYNVIVPVIAGNVQYGYIHLRINKDDFSKILKTNALKRIITTLIIFSIGIIVTYIISLRYTRPIDNLTEAAIKVAQGDFNYRLDINRKDEIGKIAESFNFMIQKLKESHMLQERLREAEHLAAIGQLSRTIAHEIRNPLNFINLSIDHLIEKLKKEEKNNNNHVKLLETMKQEIYRVNNLITEYLEYTRPLKLNRKPASILEIIDEVVSIIEATAEKEGINIYKDYTVDFTLNIDVDLIKSCFLNIITNAIYAMKNSEVKNLFIKTELVEDSILIRISDTGSGVPEQLIDKIFEPFFSTKKEGLGLGLPLAKKVIEEHGGTIGFSSKLGQGSEVKIYIPV; this is encoded by the coding sequence ATGAATATCCTTGATAGGCTTTCTTTAAAGTGGAAGCTTGTAGTGCTTTTGCTTTTGCTTAATTTTACTTTAATGTCCTCGCTCTATGTATTTTATACGCAGACCGAAAAGAGACTTTTAAAAGAAATAGAATCTCAAACTGCAGATCTCACAAAGGCGATCCAGATAGGAGTTGAAGAGGTTACCCGTGGTGGTTCAAACAAACTTGCAGATTATATTAAAAAACTTAATACAAAAGGCATAAAAGAGATCTCTATTATCAGCAATCAGCAGGAAATAATTGCAAGCACCAATCCACAAAACATAGGAAAGCCAATAACTCACAGGAAAAAGGAATTAATAATCAAGGCAGAACTCGGTGAACCTGTGTTTGAAGAAGAAAATGTTTACAATGTAATAGTTCCTGTAATAGCTGGTAATGTTCAATATGGATATATTCATCTTAGAATTAATAAGGATGATTTTTCAAAAATTTTAAAAACCAATGCACTGAAAAGAATCATAACAACTTTGATTATATTTTCCATAGGCATAATAGTGACCTACATAATTTCTTTAAGATATACCAGACCAATTGATAACCTGACTGAAGCTGCAATAAAAGTGGCACAGGGTGATTTTAATTATAGACTTGATATTAATAGAAAAGATGAAATAGGCAAAATAGCAGAAAGTTTTAATTTCATGATTCAGAAACTTAAGGAAAGCCATATGCTACAGGAAAGACTCAGAGAAGCAGAACATCTTGCAGCAATTGGACAGCTCAGCCGAACAATTGCTCATGAAATAAGAAATCCTCTTAATTTCATAAACTTAAGCATTGATCATCTTATAGAAAAACTGAAAAAAGAAGAAAAAAATAACAATAACCATGTAAAACTGCTTGAAACCATGAAACAGGAAATCTATAGGGTAAACAACCTTATCACAGAATATCTTGAATATACAAGACCTCTTAAACTTAATAGAAAGCCTGCAAGTATTTTAGAGATAATAGATGAAGTTGTCTCAATTATTGAAGCAACAGCAGAAAAAGAAGGAATTAATATTTATAAAGATTACACAGTTGATTTTACTCTCAATATTGATGTAGATTTGATAAAAAGCTGTTTTTTAAATATCATAACAAACGCAATATATGCGATGAAAAATTCTGAAGTTAAAAATCTCTTCATTAAAACAGAGCTCGTAGAAGACAGTATTTTAATCAGAATATCTGATACAGGTTCTGGAGTGCCTGAGCAGCTTATTGATAAAATTTTTGAACCCTTCTTCTCTACTAAAAAAGAAGGTTTAGGGCTTGGGCTTCCTCTGGCAAAAAAAGTTATAGAAGAGCATGGTGGAACAATAGGATTTTCAAGTAAGTTAGGACAGGGTAGCGAAGTAAAAATCTATATCCCGGTTTAA